One stretch of Pomacea canaliculata isolate SZHN2017 linkage group LG11, ASM307304v1, whole genome shotgun sequence DNA includes these proteins:
- the LOC112576168 gene encoding uncharacterized protein LOC112576168 — protein sequence MALVVQLTAILLLLSLASHVNGASTAAPSVAVDVTSALSSTESLITASSAGVITVASSPAGDVSATTVSFAVDAGAAAPSLDFGTTDTSSQTTESSLPNNSSLTDASPSNASFIGDVTTPQPPPAEQTVPVVPPSATGVDPGNASLTSSSDNLTSSFPDVNVVISSPAQPSGGNALPDLVAETTASSTDATTAGTPCDLISANRCLQAGFNDLSQSLFFLFTFRKPQVTVPYFCGKFSAHRTCLQEHLRSCTSKERLRHDVLMAAMDFICLPQATQVVAAVLPCLQNAQTGGGLLQCSGGAQLALRQGDMCSLMSAYTDCASQVFARCSASAASGIRDLLYNTFSPFRATSGCPARPATQLPLATTPSPVPLTGNFILTTTTATVPLAKTGQPSPPQPFTPPPQPLVPPKPRLQLKCYECSSASSGAAFNEYCAPDGDVSRRYLHSSLPCNGPCYSRLQKNYFGHMYVERGCGAGLQAIFPGGIPTHGCHQRPRQTWCFCSHRNGCNIQDMEQYMESV from the exons ATGGCACTTGTTGTTCAACTAACGGcgattttgttgttattatctcTCG CTTCACATGTCAATGGCGCCAGCACCGCGGCTCCATCTGTCGCTGTCGACGTCACATCAGCATTGTCATCAACAGAATCACTAATAACTGCATCATCAGCGGGAGTTATTACGGTAGCATCTTCACCTGCAGGCGATGTCAGCGCAACAACAGTTTCTTTCGCTGTAGACGCCGGCGCAGCAGCGCCATCCTTAGACTTTGGCACCACAGACACCAGCAGCCAGACTACCGAGTCCTCTTTGCCAAATAACTCCTCCCTCACAGACGCATCCCCTAGCAACGCCTCGTTCATAGGTGACGTCACAACTCCACAGCCGCCTCCCGCAGAGCAGACGGTTCCGGTAGTTCCTCCATCAGCAACAGGCGTCGACCCCGGGAATGCATCCCTGACGTCATCAAGTGACAATCTGACATCTTCCTTCCCAGACGTGAATGTCGTCATATCGTCACCAGCCCAGCCCAGTGGGGGGAATGCACTTCCTGACCTGGTCGCAGAAACGACAGCATCGTCGACTGATGCTACAACGGCAGGGACTCCCTGTGACCTCATTTCCGCCAATCGATGTCTCCAAGCAGGATTCAATGATTTGAGCCAatcgctcttctttctcttcacatTTCGCAAACCCCAGGTTACCGTTCCTTACTTCTGCGG CAAATTTAGCGCACACCGCACCTGTTTGCAAGAACACCTGAGGTCCTGTACTTCAAAGGAGCGTCTTCGGCATGACGTGTTAATGGCAGCGATGGACTTCATCTGCTTACCTCAGGCCAcccaag TGGTCGCAGCTGTGTTGCCATGTTTGCAGAATGCACAGACAGGTGGAGGTCTTCTGCAATGCTCTGGCGGTGCTCAGCTTGCTCTCAGACAGGGTGACATGTGCAG CCTGATGTCGGCATACACTGACTGCGCCAGCCAAGTGTTCGCTCGCTGCAGTGCCAGTGCTGCAAGCGGCATCCGGGACTTGCTGTACAACACTTTCTCGCCATTCAGAGCCACTTCTGGTTGTCCGGCGAGACCGGCCACTCAGCTGCCCTTGGCAACGACTCCCTCTCCGGTCCCGTTGACTGGGAACTTCATTCTGACAACCACTACAGCTACTGTTCCCTTAGCAAAGACGGGGCAGCCGTCTCCTCCGCAACCATTTACGCCTCCCCCGCAACCACTCGTCCCCCCGAAAC CTCGTCTTCAGCTGAAATGCTACGAATGTAGCAGCGCATCTTCCGGTGCTGCCTTCAACGAGTATTGTGCCCCTGACGGGGACGTAAGCCGCCGCTACTTgcacagttctctcccttgcaaCGGCCCCTGTTACAGCAGATTGCAGAAAAACTATTTCGGACATATGT ATGTAGAACGAGGCTGTGGAGCTGGACTTCAAGCAATTTTTCCAGGCGGGATTCCAACACACGGCTGCCATCAAAGACCTCGACAGACATGGTGCTTCTGCTCCCATCGCAACGGCTGTAACATTCAGGACATGGAGCAATACATGGAGTCAGTCTGA
- the LOC112576186 gene encoding uncharacterized protein LOC112576186: MGLYLWTLLFTIIHVILLGNFTFCIPEAEHMWGKCITSRKDKIHVTCPLGYVIYRPVFYVAAHTRHDKESCGFSATDCHGQARDTSVQINKCLWENTCTLRWHEHMPIVKSSNSSCVGVTPNYVAFNNPLCLPSDKLYDICDYNASVIDADSGVLSNRQSSLHSYNDRGLWRSFCGQTETQTQSDTSVTVDAATHCNEGSFRLSYVPSSGHEQPLACGTRLHSIFAVTSGEIVVDFFSHLGHGGSDETFVILFEQKPFQHQTQEILLGDDARVISTFGETSFNVRAFHQQLPAPDGGVGDPELPLGWCDL, encoded by the exons ATGGGGCTTTACCTTTGGACATTGCTGTTCACAATCATCCACGTAATCCTGCTTGGGAATTTCACCTTCTGTATACCAG AGGCGGAGCACATGTGGGGCAAGTGCATCACGAGCAGGAAGGACAAAATTCACGTGACCTGTCCTCTCGGCTACGTCATCTACCGCCCGGTCTTCTACGTCGCTGCGCACACGCGTCACGACAAAGAATCCTGCGGCTTCTCGGCCACCGACTGTCACGGACAAGCACGTGACACGAGCGTTCAG ATAAACAAGTGTCTTTGGGAAAACACCTGCACATTGAGATGGCATGAGCACATGCCTATTGTGAAATCATCCAACTCCAGCTGTGTAGGAGTCACCCCGAACTACGTCGCCTTCAACAATCCACTTTGCCTTCCCTCAG ACAAACTCTACGACATCTGCGACTACAACGCTTCTGTCATTGACGCCGACTCTGGTGTCCTTAGCAACCGTCAGTCGTCGCTTCACAGCTACAACGATCGTGGGTTGTGGCGGTCGTTCTGTGGTCAGACTGAGACCCAAACCCAATCAGACACTTCAGTGACAGTCGACGCTGCCACTCACTGCAACGAAGGCTCCTTCAGGCTGAGTTATGTTCCCTCGAGTGGTCACGAGCAACCACTTGCATGCGGGACCCGTCTTCACTCCATCTTTGCTGTGACGTCAGGAGAGATCGTGGTCGACTTCTTCTCACACCTCGGACATGGCGGATCGGACGAGACTTTCGTTATCCTGTTTGAgc aaaagcCATTTCAGCATCAAACACAGGAAATTTTGCTTGGGGACGACGCCCGTGTCATATCAACGTTTGGAGAAACTTCGTTTAATG TGCGAGCCTTCCATCAGCAGCTGCCTGCCCCTGACGGAGGAGTCGGTGACCCTGAACTGCCCCTGGGGTGGTGTGATCTTTGA
- the LOC112575999 gene encoding integumentary mucin A.1-like, translating to MKLSVALLCLALGVCAHAFTVPADEVTTTAGLPPIETVPTETIPPAVDDSTTTPPAPVVDDSPTTPPAPVVDDSTTTPPAPVVDDNTTTPPATVVDDFTTTSPATVVDDTTTPPATVAEGTTTTTIPPPPYQCYDCNSGTHTEGGWLNPDCPVNGAITPTSATSPCNGPCVSFGSLWPAGTINRGCERNFWFPETYDTSPGCRVLDKVYWCFSLGDLSNTQNLTDVSKYYLEEHYKSTTTTTTTTASP from the exons ATGAAACTTTCAGTCGCACTGCTTTGTCTTGCTTTGG GTGTTTGTGCTCACGCATTCACCGTGCCAGCTGATGAGGTCACCACCACAGCAGGTCTCCCGCCCATTGAGACTGTGCCGACTGAAACGATCCCTCCAGCAGTTGATGACTCCACGACCACGCCTCCTGCACCTGTAGTTGATGACTCCCCGACCACGCCCCCTGCACCTGTAGTTGATGACTCCACGACCACGCCCCCTGCACCTGTAGTTGATGACAACACGACCACGCCCCCTGCAACTGTAGTTGATGACTTCACGACCACGTCCCCTGCAACTGTAGTTGATGACACTACCACGCCCCCTGCAACTGTAGCTGAGGGCACCACGACAACGACAATCCCACCTC CTCCTTACCAATGCTACGACTGCAACAGCGGCACCCACACCGAGGGCGGCTGGCTCAACCCCGACTGTCCCGTTAACGGCGCCATCACCCCTACTAGTGCGACATCTCCTTGTAACGGGCCCTGCGTCTCTTTTGGATCATTATGGCCGGCTGGAA CGATCAATCGTGGGTGTGAACGAAACTTCTGGTTTCCTGAGACCTATGACACCTCACCTGGATGCCGAGTATTGGACAAGGTCTATTGGTGCTTCAGCCTGGGAGATCTGAGTAACACCCAGAATCTGACAGACGTGTCAAAGTACTACCTCGAAGAGCACTACAAatccacgaccaccaccaccaccaccacggctAGTCCCTGA